One window from the genome of Chrysemys picta bellii isolate R12L10 chromosome 15, ASM1138683v2, whole genome shotgun sequence encodes:
- the TRAFD1 gene encoding TRAF-type zinc finger domain-containing protein 1 isoform X1, whose amino-acid sequence MDMAAVNEQETQLCSNCKKAIPVANFTIHEIHCSRNIGVCRFCKESVPKSEIKNHIESEHVQVTCKCNMKMEKCHLEDHEASACPLRPAICQHCEIELAFNKLQDHEDYCGTRTETCSECGRNVMVKDLKEHPEVCGKEVEEKRVSQAMSRYNYKDEAANLCTFQTIRNLLSSDGYAGSLQRMSGPLEGRFYSSFGGDQASKNINRRNASAMQRDQNREDELERLERNKNTESSLYGEQNSNLDYMLALSLQRENNPHNNIAAEIHSDFWKNFYSKESKPSEQLNEINKSDTFSHDLSSINTSDQLKNDDDIMLPCEFCEALYPEEDLILHQTGCNPASAFASFSKRGSSPSQRQEYNRHVKDFLDQLHSSRSTYPQQQEAVQTEGSVIIPCEFCGIQLEEEILFHHQDQCDLRPATASPGVGLPSSQPLPPKDNLERSESPESRRRIRHQGEISPRYLEDFRQQSLAHAVRESRSLSNLAVARSVPLTSFSAVRANDALTQKGKSSNLDGNDRRLRSRGTTESGTGPRPVVRSTQNIHPESYVPSFPRMSPTRPSVRNEAGRSPRTANVPVNFRNRSTKAKSQKPESGHLEEE is encoded by the exons ATGGATATGGCTGCAGTTAATGAACAAGAAACCCAGCTGTGCAGCAATTG CAAAAAGGCTATACCTGTAGCTAATTTCACCATCCATGAAATCCACTGTAGTAGAAATATTGGAGTGTGTCGTTTCTGCAAGGAGTCTGTCCctaaatctgaaataaaaaaccACATTGAATCTGAACATGTGCAG GTTACTTGTAAGTGTAATATGAAGATGGAAAAATGCCACTTAGAGGATCATGAG GCATCAGCATGCCCTCTGCGTCCTGCAATCTGCCAACATTGTGAGATAGAGCTTGCATTCAATAAACTTCAGGACCATGAGGATTACTGTGGAACGAGGACTGAAACATGTAGCGAGTGCGGTCGCAATGTAATGGTGAAAGATCTGAAAGAGCACCCTGAAGTTTGTGGGAAGGAGGTGGAAGAAAAAAGAGTTAGCCAAGCAATGTCACGTTATAACTATAAAGATGAGGCTGCAAACCTGTGTACCTTTCAAACCATCAGAAACCTTCTGAGTTCAGATGGCTATGCTGGGTCTCTGCAGAGGATGTCTGGGCCACTGGAAGGCCGATTTTATAGCAGTTTTGGAGGAGACCAGGCTTCTAAGAATATTAACAGAAGAAATGCATCAGCAATGCAGAGAGATCAGAATCGAG AGGATGAGCTGGAACGGCTGGAGAGGAATAAAAACACGGAGTCCTCTCTGTATGGAGAACAGAATTCCAATTTAGACTATATGTTAGCCCTTAGCCTGCAACGTGAGAATAATCCCCACAACAATATTGCAGCTGAAATTCACAGTGACTTCTGGAAGAACTTCTACTCCAAAGAGTCCAAGCCATCTGAGCAGCTTAATGAAATAAACAAATCAGATACTTTCTCCCATGATCTTTCGTCTATTAACACTTCGGATCAGCTAAAAA ATGATGATGATATCATGTTGCCATGTGAATTTTGTGAGGCACTCTACCCTGAAGAAGACCTGATTCTCCATCAG ACAGGCTGTAACCCAGCAAGCGCCTTTGCGTCGTTCAGTAAAAGAGGTTCCTCCCCAAGTCAGCGACAAGAATACAACAGACATGTTAAAGATTTCTTAGACCAACTGCACAGCAGCAGATCTACATATCCACAGCAGCAAGAAGCGGTACAGACCGAAGGGAGCGTCATCATTCCATGTGAATTCTGTGGCATTCAGTTAGAAGAGGAAATACTCTTCCACCACCAG GACCAGTGTGATTTACGCCCAGCCACTGCCAGCCCAGGGGTGGGATTGCCATCCTCACAACCGTTGCCTCCCAAAGACAACTTGGAGAGATCAGAATCGCCAGAATCTAGAAGACGCATCCGGCATCAAG GGGAAATTTCACCTCGGTATCTAGAAGACTTCAGGCAGCAGAGCCTTGCCCATGCTGTACGAGAGAGCCGATCACTAAGCAACTTGGCAGTTGCCAGAAGTGTACCATTGACCTCTTTTAGTGCTGTAAGAGCTAATGATGCTCTGACTCAAAAAGGGAAGTCCAGCAACTTAGATGGTAATGACCGAAGACTGAGAAGCAGAGGCACAACTGAATCTGGAACAGGCCCCAGGCCGGTTGTGCGATCCACGCAAAACATCCACCCTGAAAGCTACGTACCCAGTTTCCCAAGGATGTCTCCAACACGACCAAG TGTGCGAAACGAAGCAGGCAGGAGTCCTAGGACTGCAAATGTTCCTGTCAATTTCAGAAACAGGAGCACAAAG
- the TRAFD1 gene encoding TRAF-type zinc finger domain-containing protein 1 isoform X2 codes for MKMEKCHLEDHEASACPLRPAICQHCEIELAFNKLQDHEDYCGTRTETCSECGRNVMVKDLKEHPEVCGKEVEEKRVSQAMSRYNYKDEAANLCTFQTIRNLLSSDGYAGSLQRMSGPLEGRFYSSFGGDQASKNINRRNASAMQRDQNREDELERLERNKNTESSLYGEQNSNLDYMLALSLQRENNPHNNIAAEIHSDFWKNFYSKESKPSEQLNEINKSDTFSHDLSSINTSDQLKNDDDIMLPCEFCEALYPEEDLILHQTGCNPASAFASFSKRGSSPSQRQEYNRHVKDFLDQLHSSRSTYPQQQEAVQTEGSVIIPCEFCGIQLEEEILFHHQDQCDLRPATASPGVGLPSSQPLPPKDNLERSESPESRRRIRHQGEISPRYLEDFRQQSLAHAVRESRSLSNLAVARSVPLTSFSAVRANDALTQKGKSSNLDGNDRRLRSRGTTESGTGPRPVVRSTQNIHPESYVPSFPRMSPTRPSVRNEAGRSPRTANVPVNFRNRSTKAKSQKPESGHLEEE; via the exons ATGAAGATGGAAAAATGCCACTTAGAGGATCATGAG GCATCAGCATGCCCTCTGCGTCCTGCAATCTGCCAACATTGTGAGATAGAGCTTGCATTCAATAAACTTCAGGACCATGAGGATTACTGTGGAACGAGGACTGAAACATGTAGCGAGTGCGGTCGCAATGTAATGGTGAAAGATCTGAAAGAGCACCCTGAAGTTTGTGGGAAGGAGGTGGAAGAAAAAAGAGTTAGCCAAGCAATGTCACGTTATAACTATAAAGATGAGGCTGCAAACCTGTGTACCTTTCAAACCATCAGAAACCTTCTGAGTTCAGATGGCTATGCTGGGTCTCTGCAGAGGATGTCTGGGCCACTGGAAGGCCGATTTTATAGCAGTTTTGGAGGAGACCAGGCTTCTAAGAATATTAACAGAAGAAATGCATCAGCAATGCAGAGAGATCAGAATCGAG AGGATGAGCTGGAACGGCTGGAGAGGAATAAAAACACGGAGTCCTCTCTGTATGGAGAACAGAATTCCAATTTAGACTATATGTTAGCCCTTAGCCTGCAACGTGAGAATAATCCCCACAACAATATTGCAGCTGAAATTCACAGTGACTTCTGGAAGAACTTCTACTCCAAAGAGTCCAAGCCATCTGAGCAGCTTAATGAAATAAACAAATCAGATACTTTCTCCCATGATCTTTCGTCTATTAACACTTCGGATCAGCTAAAAA ATGATGATGATATCATGTTGCCATGTGAATTTTGTGAGGCACTCTACCCTGAAGAAGACCTGATTCTCCATCAG ACAGGCTGTAACCCAGCAAGCGCCTTTGCGTCGTTCAGTAAAAGAGGTTCCTCCCCAAGTCAGCGACAAGAATACAACAGACATGTTAAAGATTTCTTAGACCAACTGCACAGCAGCAGATCTACATATCCACAGCAGCAAGAAGCGGTACAGACCGAAGGGAGCGTCATCATTCCATGTGAATTCTGTGGCATTCAGTTAGAAGAGGAAATACTCTTCCACCACCAG GACCAGTGTGATTTACGCCCAGCCACTGCCAGCCCAGGGGTGGGATTGCCATCCTCACAACCGTTGCCTCCCAAAGACAACTTGGAGAGATCAGAATCGCCAGAATCTAGAAGACGCATCCGGCATCAAG GGGAAATTTCACCTCGGTATCTAGAAGACTTCAGGCAGCAGAGCCTTGCCCATGCTGTACGAGAGAGCCGATCACTAAGCAACTTGGCAGTTGCCAGAAGTGTACCATTGACCTCTTTTAGTGCTGTAAGAGCTAATGATGCTCTGACTCAAAAAGGGAAGTCCAGCAACTTAGATGGTAATGACCGAAGACTGAGAAGCAGAGGCACAACTGAATCTGGAACAGGCCCCAGGCCGGTTGTGCGATCCACGCAAAACATCCACCCTGAAAGCTACGTACCCAGTTTCCCAAGGATGTCTCCAACACGACCAAG TGTGCGAAACGAAGCAGGCAGGAGTCCTAGGACTGCAAATGTTCCTGTCAATTTCAGAAACAGGAGCACAAAG